One window of Candidatus Dependentiae bacterium genomic DNA carries:
- the rplX gene encoding 50S ribosomal protein L24 encodes MLRIKKNDTVIVLTGKDKGKRGTVLEIVLDKNLVKVKGIAVVTKHVKAKRQGENSGIVKQEGYINASNVMLVSPVDNQPCRVNFKTLEDGKKVRVSNRTQQTI; translated from the coding sequence ATGTTACGTATTAAAAAAAATGACACGGTAATTGTTCTTACGGGTAAAGATAAAGGCAAACGTGGTACTGTACTTGAAATAGTGCTAGATAAAAATCTAGTTAAAGTAAAAGGTATTGCTGTTGTAACTAAACACGTAAAAGCAAAACGTCAAGGTGAAAATTCAGGTATCGTTAAACAAGAAGGTTATATTAACGCTTCTAACGTAATGCTGGTTTCACCTGTTGATAATCAACCGTGCCGAGTAAATTTCAAAACACTTGAAGATGGTAAAAAAGTTCGTGTATCTA